In Spartinivicinus poritis, the genomic stretch AACCCACATTGTTGTTTTTTAATCATGCCTGCTAACCAACCAGGATAATTATTCAATACAGGTAATCCTGCTGATATATAATCAAAAAACTTATTTGGAGAAGTACCATAATAAAATGCAGGCACATTAGCTAACAATTGCATTCCTATATCAGCACTTGCCATTAATCCTGAAAGCGCTTCCTTATCAACAGGAGGATGAAATATAACATTATCTAATTTTTCTTGATTAACAAACTGCTGTAACTGATGCTTTAGTTTACCCTGACCAACCAGAACTAATTTAATATCATCACGCCCCCGTTTCTTTAACTCTTTTGCTGCATGCAAAGCAGCATCAAGACCATTAGCAATACCATGTGTGCCAGTAAAGATAGCTATGAAGTCATTTTCATTAACACCCTCAGGACGCCAACTTTCAACTACTTTACCAAATATTTCCAAATCGCAACCATTTGGAACAAGTGCAATTCTTGACTTAGCTACACCACATTTCACAATCCCATCCATAATTCCAGGAGACAGTCCAATACATCGATGCGCCGATCGATATGAAATCCACTCTAATATAGACATTAACCCCAAGACTAAAGGGTTTTTAATAACGCCCATTTCTTTTGGTAATTCTGGCCAAAGGTCACGTACTTCAAAAATAAACGTTTTGCCTCGTATCCAACGAGCGAATATTCCGGGTATCCCTGCAGTCAATGGAGTCGATGTAGCAAAAACCACATCATATTTTTCGCTAAATACAAGGCTAATACTTCGTAGAGCAAACTTAATAAAAGAAGCTGTTCGCTTTAAAAACCCATCACTATTGGAATAAGCAAGATCAAACTCAATTATATGAATATCATCCACTACTCCCTTTCGACAACCATTTTTAAAGGAAGCTTTTAGTCCTGTTTCTGCACCACCATAACTGCCACAGACCATAGTAACCTCATGACCGTGGTATATTAAACGACGTGCCATTTCATATGATCGAATACCAGTTGATCCTTTGGGTGTTGAAAAGTGTTGATGAAAATATAAAATTCTCATAATACAGATATTATTGTATATTTTTATAAAGAAATAATATGGTTAAATAATTTTTTAGTTACATCAACCCTTGCTTACATAGAAGCAACCGTTGATATATAATTATCTGATTCTGCAACTAACAAATCAGGCTTAATTAAGCCCAATATACCATATAATAAGCTTTTGTTATTATAGGTTACACGTAGGCTTTTACATTTATTTGGAATTTTGATTGCCATCATTATACCATTAACTGGTACTATCTCCGCCCTAACAACATCCTGTGCCTTACCAGTATCACAGTATGCTGTCCAATTTTGAGAATACTCCTGATTTAGAATGACCAACGACGAATCTAGAATATTTGACAGGATATAACCATTTGACGAAAAAGTAATATCGGGCTTTGAACTTCTTTTATTATGAACTTTCTTATTAATCCATTGAGAAAGTTCTGTAGGAAACAATACATTATGTTTTTCTAAGTGTTTAAGCTGATTAAAATATTCAGGTGTAGTATCTGAAAAGTCTGATATTATTATATTTGAAGGATAGAAAGCCATTTCCCAAGGATGCTCTAATTCATACATGTAAACGTCCTTAACTGCAGAAATAGGTTTGAGTTTTGAATTAACATAATCGAATACTGAGCAAAGTACAGTATACTCACAAACAGACTTACTCTTAATCAATTGTTTCTCATTGCTAAACTGGGGTAATTTTACAGAACTAATAACATATCGCACACTTCCCATTGACAACGCTGGAAAATGGGTACCATTAAGAGAAAAATTTGTTTGCCTATGTGTATGCCAGTTTGATTTCTCCGTTTTACTTAATGTGTGAAACCAAAAAGCAGTCCTCCTCCAGCTAAATGACGGGCGTACACCATCTAGCATATTCAATCCCCAAAAAATACCAAATTCTGGTTTCGGGTTATAGGTTGAATAAGAGAAAGAGCGATGATTTGTGTATTGCTCGGCAGATAGGGTAATTGCTTTTGATGTCGCCCAGGTATTCCCTGATTTTAACTCAGCATAGGTTCTAAACAGCATATTATATGATGAAACATAAAGGTGATATGAAAATAGCATACAACATATCACAGGAATAATTTTACCAAAATAATTCAATAATATAATATTTTTTTCACCGCTGGCAGGCCATTGATAAATATTTACTAACAATGGAATGGCTAAAAGCACAAAAAACTGATGATTAAATATAGCTATCTGATCCCAGCGATAGGTAGAGAAGAAGGGAAAAACAGAGAGCAGTGAATGACCATAGCTAACTATAAAGAAGAGAACAAAAAGAAAAATAGCTGTTAATTTTTTAAAAATAGCTACGTGAATTACAATAATACAACCTAAAATAAGTAGAAGCCCGGTAGGGTTGGGAAACAAACCTGGCTGTTCAATTTTCCCAAGGCTAAATAATCCAGAGTAATAGGCATTCGTGAAATTTTCTACACCTTTCATGAAAGCCTCTGAAATCGATAAACCATTTCGATTAAATAGTGCGTTAAAATTATCAAATCTGTTGAGACGAGCAGACTCATCAGCTATAGCGAGAATACTTGATACCTCTGAGATAGAAAATAACATGACAGCAGCTTCAGCAATAATGCAGAAGAAAATTATTTGGCGATAATTCAACTTCCTATTATCTTTCATTAATAATGCTGCCAATAATAAAAAAGATGGTAGTTGAAAGGCAAATACAACTACCATACTAAATAATGAAGATTGAAGCAGCGCCAAGAATAACAGTACGGTTAACTTTGAATAAAATGTTAGATTGCCTGACAATACAATCAATGCAAATAGCGACAGAGAAATAAAAGTGTAACCATATCCAGCTAAAGCCCATCCATAAACATAGGGTTGGCTGTACGCAGCTAGTAGACTACCAATACAACTCAGTGCAGGAATCAAAAATATTGTTGATGACTGCTGAAACTTCAGTTGTTGAGTCTGACAAAGAGAGCGAATCCAAAAATATAAAGTAATAAAAAACAGCCACTGCCCAGCTAACCGAAACGTAATCGTTCCCCACTTCAAACCAATAGCCTGACATAGATAGTGATAAATATTGAGACCATTTGCATGGAAGTTAGAAGATGCTAAAGAAGCACCTCCTGCCATTTGATGATTAAAATCAAGTGCTCCAGATTTTAAATAGAGCATTTCATGAACAATACCTAGGTCAAACTCGTCGTACCACCCAATCACAGATGCATCAGCGAACAAATAAAATGGATGATTTATATACAGAATATAGACTGAGCCAACAATTAAGGCCAATACATCTGCCAGAGTCAGTCGATTTTGGGTAATGCTTTGAAGTATAGATAAGTGAGTACAATTAGCAACTTTCGCTGTATTATAATTAAAAGCCATTTTTTAATTAGCCTTATTAATGAAAATATAAATATTAAAATTTAATTAACTAATCGCTTTTCTTTGAATAAGTCATGTCAGTTTTAATTAGATTTCGGTCTACTTTCCACACAAAATGACTCAAACCATTTTTATTTGTGTTTACTAAATCATATTTTTCTTTAATGCGATCATAATCAATAGGAAGATACGTCAATTCTTGTTTGGCAATAAATAAATCACCAACATCCTTGTTATATATTTCTGACATTATTTTTTCAAAGTCAGCTAATAATATAGTTTCAGCTAAGCCTTGACCAGAAATACTAGATGATAAATTTGCCATCGCGTAATAGATTGATTGTCCTTTAGTGAGAATAACCGCTGATGTTTTTTCACCAGTTGCTTTTTTAATAAAATCTATATTTTGCTGAATTCTTGAAGAAATAACTGGGCTTAAAGCACCTGCAATACGCTCCTGCGCTATTTTCCATGTTTGAGGAATAGAGGCAATTAGTGATATTGAAACTAATAAGGAAAATCCAATAGCAGAAACAGGTAACCACAAGTAAACTTTATTTATTGTGTTTGATCTAACGGCCCTGAAAATTTTATCAGTTAATATAAAACCAGCAACAATCGCTGGCCAAATAACAAAAGAAAGCACCACATCATGTGAGCGACCCTGATAATAAGCAAAAAGACCAATTCCTAAAATTCCCAGAAATAACTGTAACTCTGTATAACGAGTTACTTTTCCAACTATATGTCCTCTCATTCCTACAATGATAGAAGTAAAGTAAATGCATATTACAACCATCCATAAATGGGGATAAGTTGGCATTTGCAACATACCAAACCCCATCATGTAAAAAATCTTGTGATACTTAATAAGATCTAAAAAGTTTACATTAACTATTGAATCTCTGTATATAATAAATACAATTAAAAGAACATATAAAATGATAGATAACAACGAGATACAAATTTTATTAAGTTCTCGTTTGTTGAACGTTTTTAGTATTAGAAGTGGGAAAAAAAATCGCATTGAAATAGTGACCATATAAGCACCAAAAAGTGCAATACCAGATTCAAGATTCCAAATTAATCCTGTAGCGACTACTAACCCGATTACTATAGTTCTAAACAAGTCTTGCTCATACTTCCATAATGTATAAAACAAAAACAGCCCTAATACAGGAAAGAAAAATCGAATTGGAAAAATTTGATAGTACTCCTCAAAGTAAAAATTAGAGCCCATAAACCAAGCTAACGCTATAAATGCAAAACATTTTATGGAAGTAGACTTAAGTGATGAATTAACAATACTAAATAATAAAAATGAAGCAATCAACTGCATAATACACATTACAACACTAAATGAGACTATCGGATTATTAAATATAGAAAAAAGGGGCTTTAATAGCTCAGCAAACAGTCCATATTGAGATGCAAAGTGGACTAATACGTTCTTACCGTTCATCACTTGAGAAACTGAGTAAAAAATAGCTTCAAAGTGAATGTCAGCTTCAAGCATATATGCTTGTCTCACATTCAAAGCAATATTATTAATAATAATGAATACAGACACTAGAGTAAATGCTACGATATTTATAATTTTTTTTGTTAAGCTATTTTTTATATCGCTATCAAAATACCTCATATTTAATTTTACTGCTATCAGCAAAACAATAAAAACAGCAATTATCAAAGGAATCTGTTTAACATCATATAAACCAAAGTAGTGTTTTTCATCGAGTGGTATTTGAATAACATGATTAGATATAATAACAGTGAAAGTAAAAAGAGAAAAAACTCCAATTAACACAGAATATAAATTTTCTAGCCTTCTATTTAAAATTTGCTTTTTCGTATAAAAAACAGCTGCAATTCCTAAGGGAATAGCTAAAAAAACACCTATTAAAAATGCTAATCGCTCTTGAGGCTCGGGTTTGAGGGGCATCCTATACATTGGTAGAAGGCTTTTTCTTAATTGACGTATTTCAATTTCATCAAAAATATGATTTTGAAATACATTCAAAAAAATAGCAATCATAAAGATTACTAACAAACATATAATCATAGAAGTAGTAATTTGAAAGAATGAACCGGATACAACCATTTGATTGCGGTCAATCATTTTATTCTATTATTCCTGAACATAATTATAGTAACCCCCAATGCAAAGGATATAAGCCAAGCAAGTTCCTTTTTAAATTATAAAAACAGTAGATATTACCACAGTAAACTTTACCACCTTTAAGTTAGGTACAATCCTTAATTGAAAAAGAATTATCACTAACACTGATTATCTGCTTAAGGGGCCCTCCTTCTATTAATTGACACACATCATCCCCATCAAAGGACTTTGTATAATATTCTGGCCAATACCAACAACGATCAGCATCCTCTCTAGCACCAACTAATGGAAGCCCAACTAGCCCAGGTAAAAAAAGAGGTGCGAGCTTACAGCTGGGAGCGTACTTCCAAAAGATATTGGAATCTTTCTCGACAAAAACCCCTGTTATAGTGTTAGACAATCCAACATTATTATCCTGTAAAAATTCTCGGAGACTTTTTATCCAACGTCCCTGGTTAGTACTTTCTACGTATACATTTATATTATTACCAGTGTAACCATCTGTTCCACTATTTCCAATGGAATTAATAAGCCCACTGGCATAGCGATTTAATAAGTCATATTGATAGCCTACCTGATATGAAAATAGCCAAAATGTCATAAGAAGCATTACAGATGCTGTAGTATGCAAAACAAAGTTCAATTTAATTCCATTCAAAGAAGCTGAAAAATGTTTTAACATCAAAAAAGTCAACGAAGAAAGCATCACTAACGCGGAAGTCATCAATATAGGTTGAAAAATATAATACCCACTACCACCAGCAACATCTACAACTAAAGGTATCGCAATGGATAAAATAGATAAAAGCATCAAACATTCACAAACGATAAACAACTTGCCAAGTCTATTACGATTTAGAAAAACAACCAAAAATATAAGTGATAGCCCAAGAAGCATTTTTAAAGCAAAGGCAACTGCAGGATATGTTGCTGTAGAATTAAACATCTTCAACAGACTCACTTGCAGTGACTGAAAAGGGTTATTTACTAAAGGATATGCAAGAATAATAGCAAGAAAACCAATTCCAAAAACCTTAACATTAGCTACCAACCATCTTGCTTGCCCATAAGATAATCTTGCATACAGATAAGAAATAAAAAATAATAAAAAAACACCTACGGGTGGTTTAGTCAATACCACCATAAAAACAGATATAAATAGAAATAATAGAATTATTTTATCTTCAGCAAGTTTCTTTATATTGTGAATCATTACAAATACAGAAAAAAAAGCAAGGCTAATACCAACATATGCTGTTTCAGATGATATATAAGATTTCCATGGATCCATATAATCCACTAAAGATAAAATAATAAAAGCAACCGCAATCCATAGTAATGATAATCCAGCTCCTCCTTTTTTCAACCAAAAAATATCCGCAGAAAGGTATTTACAAACGTATCTTGAAACAGCAACTAGTGCAAATAAGAAAACAGGGAAGAAAAAGACCTGTGTTGTGACAAAAAGACCATATATAGACCTAACTTCAGATAAATGTGAGATTTTTCCTATAAGTGCTAAAGCAAAAAAATGATAACTAATTGGCGCAAAAGCATCAATTCCTAATGAAGATACATTGAACTTTGCTACCATCGTTGATAAAGCAGAAAACATTAAAGGATCATGCTGTAAATAGCCAAGATCAAGATACTCAGCCCCAAATAGATTAGCACTCATATACCTATTAAATAGAACAAAGAATACCATTGCTAATAAATAGGAAAATATACAGTGAAGAGGGGCAATAAAAATCAACTCTCTATTTTTTAATAAATTACTAATAAAAAAAGCAACGACCGTAATAAAATACCCTAAAAGCAATATATCATCAACCCATAAGAACCACCCTCCCAATATGTCAAATACTCTGGCAGGCAGTAATAGTAAAAATAGTAAAAGTAAAGGAAAAACTTTTTTTTCAATAAAAGATAAAACACTATTTGAAAAGATATGTAACGAGAGCTGACCCAAAACAAATGACAGGTAAAGAAAATTAACAATGTAAAACCACTCCAGCTCCCGCATTTCATACGTATTTCTAACCTGAAGTGATAAATATATAATGCTGGAAGAAAAAGCCAAGAAGAAAACTAATACGCAAAAATCATTTTTATCTGCACTTCGAAAAAACACCTTGCTACTCCTTTAAATAATCAATTATCGAAATATACCTGTCACTTTTGGTAAAATACCCATTATATTTTAGGAAAAAGCCCAGAACTTTAACAAAATATAACTAACCAATGGTATTAAAATACAAACAATCAAAGCTGCCATAACAGGATGTTCTTCAAGCCCTGCAGACTGATTAACCAGTGATATAAGAACTAACATAATGATATTGGTAACAACAAATCTAGCTGGTGTACGTTCACTTCTTTTCCCCTTAAAAGTCAAGCTTGCATGAAGTTTATAAGAGATAAGCACCGCAATTAAATATGAAATCACACCACTATAAATTGGAGGAACTTCAATCAACAGAGTTAATATTATAAATAAAACAAAATAACCAAAGGTATTTAGCAAACCAACAAGACCAAATACTATTAATTCTTTTGAATATTTGACTGAATCAAATAACATAACCAATGTAAAGAAAAAAATTAGTCTAAACAAAGCAGAGCATCGAATAATCCAAGTTTTTTTAAAGATACCTCAAGCCCATATTCAAGCACCATACTCTTCAATGCTAAAATCCTACTTTTAAGTTCCTGATTATATATAGGTTCCATCACAGAGACTAGTTCAGTAAGCGAATAATCAACCTCATCATTTTCAGATTGATTACCAGTTATTTTTTTTTCAACCCATGGAAAAAGCTGGTGATAATACTTATCCCTAACAGAGTCTATTAACACATAACTTTGGAGAGCAGATTCTATATTTAATCGTTCATCAAAAATGCCTGTTGTAGATGCTTGAAGGAAAGCTGTCAGCATCGCGGATAATGGTTTCTTAGTAAAATTCCAAGTAGGATCTGCGGACACCTGCTCTCCCCTCCAGGTAACCGTGCCTGGCTCCTCGGAAAAATCAAGCTCAACTTTTTCCTGACCTATATCTAGGCTCAAATAGCGCTTCCTTTTTTGTCCATTCCTTTCAAGCTTTACTAAGCAGCGCCTACCATCAGCCATCAAACCCAACGTCAGTTTAGCACCTCCTTTACGTACCTTTAAATCGGTTAAATCAACTTTTCCTTTTGGAAAAAAAAGTTTTATAATTGGCAATATATGTGGAATCCAGTCAACAAAAACGGGAACTCCTCTATCATAATGCTTATTTTCACCAAATCGCTCTTCATTCTTTGGATCAACCCAATGAAATTCCAACCCCTCAGGTTTACCCAAATGACTAACCCTATTACAAAATCTATGGATATAATTTGCAAATAAGAATACCTGTGCTGCAGCAAGTGTCCTTGTAGAATTTTGAGCAAGCTTTATAAGGCTTTTCACTTTGTTAGCACTTTTTGACACAGGCTTTTCAACTAGCACAGGAACCCCTGATAAAAGTGCGTATTCCACCGAGCAATAATGATCACGAGCTGCATTCGCAACAATCATTACACTTGGAGAAGTATTAAAAGTTGGCCATTTTGAACATAGTTTTACTCGTTTTTC encodes the following:
- a CDS encoding Gfo/Idh/MocA family oxidoreductase translates to MSNIILSSSSFPESVAVIGGGRWARVILGELCKLTASDTNISIHTQHNTLNVKKWLREKKLEKRVKLCSKWPTFNTSPSVMIVANAARDHYCSVEYALLSGVPVLVEKPVSKSANKVKSLIKLAQNSTRTLAAAQVFLFANYIHRFCNRVSHLGKPEGLEFHWVDPKNEERFGENKHYDRGVPVFVDWIPHILPIIKLFFPKGKVDLTDLKVRKGGAKLTLGLMADGRRCLVKLERNGQKRKRYLSLDIGQEKVELDFSEEPGTVTWRGEQVSADPTWNFTKKPLSAMLTAFLQASTTGIFDERLNIESALQSYVLIDSVRDKYYHQLFPWVEKKITGNQSENDEVDYSLTELVSVMEPIYNQELKSRILALKSMVLEYGLEVSLKKLGLFDALLCLD
- a CDS encoding glycosyltransferase family 4 protein — protein: MRILYFHQHFSTPKGSTGIRSYEMARRLIYHGHEVTMVCGSYGGAETGLKASFKNGCRKGVVDDIHIIEFDLAYSNSDGFLKRTASFIKFALRSISLVFSEKYDVVFATSTPLTAGIPGIFARWIRGKTFIFEVRDLWPELPKEMGVIKNPLVLGLMSILEWISYRSAHRCIGLSPGIMDGIVKCGVAKSRIALVPNGCDLEIFGKVVESWRPEGVNENDFIAIFTGTHGIANGLDAALHAAKELKKRGRDDIKLVLVGQGKLKHQLQQFVNQEKLDNVIFHPPVDKEALSGLMASADIGMQLLANVPAFYYGTSPNKFFDYISAGLPVLNNYPGWLAGMIKKQQCGFAIPPDDPSAFADALEKASANKDQLMTMGHNARILAEKSFNRQKLADQWVDWVTKEVFHEATI
- a CDS encoding GtrA family protein codes for the protein MLFDSVKYSKELIVFGLVGLLNTFGYFVLFIILTLLIEVPPIYSGVISYLIAVLISYKLHASLTFKGKRSERTPARFVVTNIIMLVLISLVNQSAGLEEHPVMAALIVCILIPLVSYILLKFWAFS